Below is a genomic region from Nitrospiraceae bacterium.
AACGCCAAACAAAACCTGGAAGAGGTCAAAGGGCTAGCCCGGCACATATTGGAAAGCATCCCGACTGGTGTATTGACAGTCAGTGAAGATGGAGTAATAACCGCAGCCAATCCAACCGCTGAAGCCATTCTTGAGCGCCCTGCGATTTCTCTATTGGGCAAGCATTACGGGGTGGTGTTTGGGGAAGGGCATCCCATTCATTTACTCCTTGCCCAAATGGTGCACCATGGCGGATCCATGCATTCCAAGGAGATTACCTTCGATTCCCAAAATGGGGAGGTCCGGACAATCCATATTAGCAGTGTAGATTTGACGGATGATAATGGCAAACCGGCAGGAATGATTTTTCAACTGCACGATGTCACCGAGTGGCTAGCGCTCGAAAAACAGGTAAACGAAGCCCAACGACTGACTGCGCTGCATACGTTGTCAGCCGGAGTTGCGCATGAACTTCGCAATCCTCTCAGCGCCCTGGATCTCAATCTTCATTTACTTGAAGAAGAACTCCGCGAGACAACCGACTTGTCCAGTCGGGCCAATGACTATTTTACAGTACTGAACGCCGAATTACGGCGGCTATCGGCTATTTTGGATAATATTATCCGATATGCACAATCACGCCCTTCTCAATTTCAGGAAGTCAACATTCAGTCCCTCGTGTCACATGTCACACAGTTATTACAACATGAGGCCGAGGACAGGAACCAACAGCTTCAGGTTTCGGTCCCGACGAACCTTCCGAATGTCCAGGGTGACGAAACGCAGATCGCACAGGCTCTAATAAATATCGTAATCAATGCCTTTCAGGCCATGACCGCAGGCGGAGTCTGCCGAATTATCGTCCAGGAACGCGAACGACAAGAGCGGCGCTGGGTGGAGATTGCCGTTCACGATACCGGACAAGGGATTGATCCACAATCGCTTGTCCACATCTTCGACCCTTTTTACACGACAAAAGAAACCGGGACCGGCCTTGGCCTCGCCGTCGCACATCGAATATTACAAAATCATGGGGGCCGCATTGACGTGACCGCACTTCCCGGCGATGGCACCTCGGTCACAATGAGTTTACCCGTGTG
It encodes:
- a CDS encoding PAS domain-containing protein, whose translation is MFRPRPETPLFHNLLIRQIVPILIIVGVVVGVLLIFSLEHQSMVVVGLTEGRTVSSELNAAVGQSRRDLIAITLLLFIVGGVGISAVVTYLHYANAKQNLEEVKGLARHILESIPTGVLTVSEDGVITAANPTAEAILERPAISLLGKHYGVVFGEGHPIHLLLAQMVHHGGSMHSKEITFDSQNGEVRTIHISSVDLTDDNGKPAGMIFQLHDVTEWLALEKQVNEAQRLTALHTLSAGVAHELRNPLSALDLNLHLLEEELRETTDLSSRANDYFTVLNAELRRLSAILDNIIRYAQSRPSQFQEVNIQSLVSHVTQLLQHEAEDRNQQLQVSVPTNLPNVQGDETQIAQALINIVINAFQAMTAGGVCRIIVQERERQERRWVEIAVHDTGQGIDPQSLVHIFDPFYTTKETGTGLGLAVAHRILQNHGGRIDVTALPGDGTSVTMSLPVCVNAQAIAVEDV